One genomic region from Buteo buteo chromosome 12, bButBut1.hap1.1, whole genome shotgun sequence encodes:
- the VAMP8 gene encoding vesicle-associated membrane protein 8, with protein MAGSTAGDVTGGGRVRALQQEVEGVKTIMTQNVERILARGENLEQLHSKSQDLEATSEHFKTTSQKMARRYWWKNVKLLVILGLVGAIILILIILLATGTIPT; from the exons ATGGCGGGCAGCACGGCGGGCGACGTGACGGGTGGCGGGCGCGTGCGGGCGCTGCAGCAGGAGGTCGAAGGCGTCAAAACCATCATGACCCAGAACGTGGAGCGGATCCTGGCGCGGGGCGAGAACCTCGAGCAGCTCCACAGCAAGAGCCAGGACCTGGAGGCCACG TCGGAGCACTTCAAGACGACGTCCCAGAAGATGGCCCGCCGGTACTGGTGGAAGAACGTGAAGCTGCTCGTCATCCTCGGCCTGGTGGGCGCcatcatcctcatcctcatcatCCTCCTGGCCACCGGCACCATCCCCACCTAG
- the GGCX gene encoding vitamin K-dependent gamma-carboxylase isoform X1 yields the protein MAAAAEGPARRRRPERGEGAGRPPGSPHPPGRDPGAGAGAGAGLARRLLGFELRDLARWHRFVRLLHRPTDPAALGAFRGAFGLLMALDVPQERGLGHLDQRFLDGLEVCRFPLLPFLQPLPLDWMYLLYTVMFLGALGIMVGCCYRLSCVAFLGPYWYLLLLDKTSWNNHSYLYGLLAFQLALLGADRYGSLDGLLRPQKRNAHVPLWNYTLLRAQIFIVYFIAGLKKLDADWVGGYSMSSLARHWLFSPFRLVLSEEMTSLLVVHGGGLVLDLSAGFLLFFDATRPIALFFVTYFHCMNSQLFSIGMFPYTMLASSGLFCHPSWPRRLCARCPPWLRGVLPSTQPPRPSPDCHYGGRRARGGLRPRQHLAAAFTLLYVLEQLFLPYSHFITQGYNNWTNGLYGYSWDMMVHSRFHQHVKITYQDGLTGEVGYLKPGVFTQSRRWKDHADMLKQYSTCLSHLLPRYNISQPQIYFDVWVSINDRFQQRLVDPRVDLVRAPWSPWSPTPWLLPLLLELSPWRERLQELESQLDGHTDAVFIADFPGLHLENFVSEDLGNTSLRVLRGEVLVELVEQHQNHSLQEGEGMQLPAGQYHKVHTVSPKPSCYMYLYVNTTALALEKNLTRLQELRERVRNGTEIEPLPPELRPILGEPPPVGTAADPVVMAFLRRQRRLEEQNRRREANLAQRLHRFLRKKFYLFRRSALMTCISLRNLALGRPPLQQLAQEVAFANWRGEEEEARPEGGGGGQGDPEL from the exons atggcggcggcggcggagg GCCCGGCGCGGCGGAGGCGGCCGGagcggggggagggggcggggcggcccccgggctccccccacccccccggcagggaccccggtgccggtgccggtgccggtgccggcctGGCCCGGCGGCTCCTGGGCTTCGAACTGCGGGACCTGGCGCGGTGGCACCGCTTCGTCCGGCTGCTGCACCGGCCCACCGACCCCGCCGCGCTGGGGGCCTTCCGGGGGGCCTTCG GGCTGCTGATGGCGCTGGACGTGCCCCAGGAGCGGGGACTGGGACACCTGGACCAGCGGTTCCTGGACGGGCTGGAGGTCTGTCGGTTCCCGCTGCTGCccttcctgcagcccctgcccctcgACTGGATGTACCTGCTCTACACCGTCATGTTCCTGG GGGCGCTGGGCATCATGGTGGGGTGCTGCTACCGCCTGAGCTGCGTCGCCTTCCTGGGACCGTACTggtacctgctgctgctggacaaGACGTCCTGGAACAACCACTCCTACCTCTACGGGCTCCTGGCCTTCCAGCTGGCGCTGCTGGGCGCCGACCGCTACGg GTCCCTGGACGGGCTCCTCCGTCCCCAGAAGAGGAATGCCCACGTGCCGCTGTGGAACTACACCCTGCTGCGCGCCCAG atcTTCATCGTCTACTTCATCGCGGGGCTGAAGAAGCTGGATGCCGACTGGGTGGGCGGCTACTCCATGAGCTCCCTCGCCCGGCACTGGCTCTTCTCGCCCTTCag GCTGGTGCTGTCAGAGGAGATGACCAGCCTGCTGGTGGTGCACGGCGGGGGGCTGGTGCTTGACCTCTCCGCtggcttcctcctcttcttcgACGCCACCCGGCCCATCGCCCTCTTCTTCGTCACCTACTTCCACTGCATGAACTCCCAGCTCTTCAGCATCG gcatgTTCCCCTACACCATGCTGGCCAGCAGCGGGCTCTTCTGCCACCCGAGCTGGCCCCGACGTCTCTGCGCCCGCTGCCCACCCTGGCTGCGGGGGGTgctgcccagcacccagccccccCGGCCCAGCCCCGACTGCCACTACGGGGGGCGGAGGGCGCGGGGGGGCCTTCGGCCTCGCCAACATCTGGCTGCCGCCTTCACCCTCCTCTACGTGCTGGAGCAACTCTTCCTGCCCTACTCCCACTTCATCACCCAG ggctaCAACAACTGGACCAACGGCCTCTACGGTTACTCCTGGGACATGATGGTTCACTCCCGCTTCCACCAGCACGTCAAGATCACCTACCAGGACGGGCTCACCGGGGAGGTGGGCTACCTCAAACCGGGG GTGTTCACGCAGAGCCGGCGCTGGAAGGACCACGCGGACATGCTGAAGCAATACTCGACCTGCCTGAGCCACCTCCTGCCCCGCTACAACATCTCCCAGCCCCAGATCTACTTCGACGTCTGGGTCTCCATCAACGACCGCTTCCAGCAgag GCTGGTGGACCCGCGGGTGGACCTGGTTCGGGCGCCGTGGTCCCCGTGGAGTCCCACGCCGTGGCTGCTGcccctgctgctggagctgtCGCCCTGGCGGGAgcggctgcaggagctggagagtCAGTTGGACGGACACACCGACGCCGTCTTCATCGCCGACTTCCCCG gctTACACCTGGAGAACTTTGTCAGCGAGGACCTGGGTAACACCAGCCTGCGGGTGCTGCGGGGAGAGGTGCTGGTGGAGCTGGTGGAGCAGCACCAAAACCACTccctgcaggagggagaggggatgcAG CTGCCGGCAGGGCAGTACCACAAGGTGCACACGGTGTCACCGAAGCCGTCCTGCTACATGTACCTCTACGTCAACACCACGGCGCTGGCGCTGGAGAAGAACCTGACGcggctgcaggagctgcgggAGCGGGTGCGCAACGGCACCG AGATCGAGCCGCTGCCCCCCGAGCTGCGGCCCATCCTGGGGGAGCCACCGCCGGTGGGGACCGCGGCCGACCCGGTGGTGATGGCGTTCctgcggcggcagcggcggctggaggagcagaaCCGGCGGCGGGAGGCCAACCTGGCCCAGCGCCTCCACCGCTTCCTCCGCAAGAAGTTCTACCTCTTCCGCCGCAG CGCCCTGATGACCTGCATCTCC
- the GGCX gene encoding vitamin K-dependent gamma-carboxylase isoform X2, producing the protein MAAAAEGPARRRRPERGEGAGRPPGSPHPPGRDPGAGAGAGAGLARRLLGFELRDLARWHRFVRLLHRPTDPAALGAFRGAFGLLMALDVPQERGLGHLDQRFLDGLEVCRFPLLPFLQPLPLDWMYLLYTVMFLGALGIMVGCCYRLSCVAFLGPYWYLLLLDKTSWNNHSYLYGLLAFQLALLGADRYGSLDGLLRPQKRNAHVPLWNYTLLRAQIFIVYFIAGLKKLDADWVGGYSMSSLARHWLFSPFRLVLSEEMTSLLVVHGGGLVLDLSAGFLLFFDATRPIALFFVTYFHCMNSQLFSIGMFPYTMLASSGLFCHPSWPRRLCARCPPWLRGVLPSTQPPRPSPDCHYGGRRARGGLRPRQHLAAAFTLLYVLEQLFLPYSHFITQGYNNWTNGLYGYSWDMMVHSRFHQHVKITYQDGLTGEVGYLKPGSRRWKDHADMLKQYSTCLSHLLPRYNISQPQIYFDVWVSINDRFQQRLVDPRVDLVRAPWSPWSPTPWLLPLLLELSPWRERLQELESQLDGHTDAVFIADFPGLHLENFVSEDLGNTSLRVLRGEVLVELVEQHQNHSLQEGEGMQLPAGQYHKVHTVSPKPSCYMYLYVNTTALALEKNLTRLQELRERVRNGTEIEPLPPELRPILGEPPPVGTAADPVVMAFLRRQRRLEEQNRRREANLAQRLHRFLRKKFYLFRRSALMTCISLRNLALGRPPLQQLAQEVAFANWRGEEEEARPEGGGGGQGDPEL; encoded by the exons atggcggcggcggcggagg GCCCGGCGCGGCGGAGGCGGCCGGagcggggggagggggcggggcggcccccgggctccccccacccccccggcagggaccccggtgccggtgccggtgccggtgccggcctGGCCCGGCGGCTCCTGGGCTTCGAACTGCGGGACCTGGCGCGGTGGCACCGCTTCGTCCGGCTGCTGCACCGGCCCACCGACCCCGCCGCGCTGGGGGCCTTCCGGGGGGCCTTCG GGCTGCTGATGGCGCTGGACGTGCCCCAGGAGCGGGGACTGGGACACCTGGACCAGCGGTTCCTGGACGGGCTGGAGGTCTGTCGGTTCCCGCTGCTGCccttcctgcagcccctgcccctcgACTGGATGTACCTGCTCTACACCGTCATGTTCCTGG GGGCGCTGGGCATCATGGTGGGGTGCTGCTACCGCCTGAGCTGCGTCGCCTTCCTGGGACCGTACTggtacctgctgctgctggacaaGACGTCCTGGAACAACCACTCCTACCTCTACGGGCTCCTGGCCTTCCAGCTGGCGCTGCTGGGCGCCGACCGCTACGg GTCCCTGGACGGGCTCCTCCGTCCCCAGAAGAGGAATGCCCACGTGCCGCTGTGGAACTACACCCTGCTGCGCGCCCAG atcTTCATCGTCTACTTCATCGCGGGGCTGAAGAAGCTGGATGCCGACTGGGTGGGCGGCTACTCCATGAGCTCCCTCGCCCGGCACTGGCTCTTCTCGCCCTTCag GCTGGTGCTGTCAGAGGAGATGACCAGCCTGCTGGTGGTGCACGGCGGGGGGCTGGTGCTTGACCTCTCCGCtggcttcctcctcttcttcgACGCCACCCGGCCCATCGCCCTCTTCTTCGTCACCTACTTCCACTGCATGAACTCCCAGCTCTTCAGCATCG gcatgTTCCCCTACACCATGCTGGCCAGCAGCGGGCTCTTCTGCCACCCGAGCTGGCCCCGACGTCTCTGCGCCCGCTGCCCACCCTGGCTGCGGGGGGTgctgcccagcacccagccccccCGGCCCAGCCCCGACTGCCACTACGGGGGGCGGAGGGCGCGGGGGGGCCTTCGGCCTCGCCAACATCTGGCTGCCGCCTTCACCCTCCTCTACGTGCTGGAGCAACTCTTCCTGCCCTACTCCCACTTCATCACCCAG ggctaCAACAACTGGACCAACGGCCTCTACGGTTACTCCTGGGACATGATGGTTCACTCCCGCTTCCACCAGCACGTCAAGATCACCTACCAGGACGGGCTCACCGGGGAGGTGGGCTACCTCAAACCGGGG AGCCGGCGCTGGAAGGACCACGCGGACATGCTGAAGCAATACTCGACCTGCCTGAGCCACCTCCTGCCCCGCTACAACATCTCCCAGCCCCAGATCTACTTCGACGTCTGGGTCTCCATCAACGACCGCTTCCAGCAgag GCTGGTGGACCCGCGGGTGGACCTGGTTCGGGCGCCGTGGTCCCCGTGGAGTCCCACGCCGTGGCTGCTGcccctgctgctggagctgtCGCCCTGGCGGGAgcggctgcaggagctggagagtCAGTTGGACGGACACACCGACGCCGTCTTCATCGCCGACTTCCCCG gctTACACCTGGAGAACTTTGTCAGCGAGGACCTGGGTAACACCAGCCTGCGGGTGCTGCGGGGAGAGGTGCTGGTGGAGCTGGTGGAGCAGCACCAAAACCACTccctgcaggagggagaggggatgcAG CTGCCGGCAGGGCAGTACCACAAGGTGCACACGGTGTCACCGAAGCCGTCCTGCTACATGTACCTCTACGTCAACACCACGGCGCTGGCGCTGGAGAAGAACCTGACGcggctgcaggagctgcgggAGCGGGTGCGCAACGGCACCG AGATCGAGCCGCTGCCCCCCGAGCTGCGGCCCATCCTGGGGGAGCCACCGCCGGTGGGGACCGCGGCCGACCCGGTGGTGATGGCGTTCctgcggcggcagcggcggctggaggagcagaaCCGGCGGCGGGAGGCCAACCTGGCCCAGCGCCTCCACCGCTTCCTCCGCAAGAAGTTCTACCTCTTCCGCCGCAG CGCCCTGATGACCTGCATCTCC